The window CTTGTTCACCTTTACGAGATTCAACTACGCGTTGAAATTGGTAAATGATATCTCGCAAAGTGTCGATTGGAACTTGTTTTGCCGCACTGCGAATACGCTCTTCACTTTGGTTTCCTAGCTCTTTAAGCAATTTACCAAACATGACCTTTTCAGGTGCATCTTCCATTTGTTCTAAGATGCGCGCCATTTCGTAGGTTGTTAATGACATTACAGTATTTTCCGTTGGGGACTAACGTTTCAATGAGTGACAAATATACCATGTTTTAACGTTTCGCAAACCGCCATTTGTATATT of the Vibrio lentus genome contains:
- the tsrA gene encoding H-NS-like global regulator TsrA, with product MSLTTYEMARILEQMEDAPEKVMFGKLLKELGNQSEERIRSAAKQVPIDTLRDIIYQFQRVVESRKGEQVQLLAKELAEQGISAEELQAFLSK